The DNA window GGACGGTGGTAAAAACGGTAAGCCACGAGAAGCGACGGCGCCAAGCCCAGTGCAAATCAGACGACGATGACGTAGCAGTACTCATGGAACGGGTGGTGCACCACGGAGATGACAGCGGGATTTTTCGTCTTCATTTCCACCGTTTTCTGGCACGGAAGGGGGGGCTCTCGGTTCCATGAAGCAGCCGCGAACGGAACCCGTCCGATGAGCACTGGCGATCGGTGCCTCGTACGCGTCCCGTTCTCACAACTCGCCCCTTTTTCGCTCTCCCTCCCTTGCCATGTCCACGAACGGTACTCTCATTGCCTCCATCTCCGGCGTCCGCGGCATCGTGGGCGACGGGCTCGACCCCTCCGTCCTCGTTCGATACGCCGGCGCCTACGGCTCCTGGTGCTACGAACGCGCCCAATCCGAAGAGCGTGCTCCGCTTGTGGTCGTGGGACGCGACGCACGCCCCTCGGGCGAGGCCTGTGCCCAAATCGTCATTGGGACGCTGCGCGGCATGGGCTGCGACGTGCTGGACATAGGACTGGCCTCTACCCCCACCGTGGAGATGGCCGTGCTGGACAACAACGCGGCGGGGGGCATCATCCTCTCTGCCTCTCACAATCCCGAAGAGTGGAACGCCCTGAAGCTGCTCAACGAAAAGGGGGAGTTTCTGACCCCGGAGCAGGGAGATACGATTATCGATCGGGCCGACGCGAGCGACGCCTCTCCGGTGCGGTACGGCGACCTGGGCAGCTACACCACACGGGACGCGCTCCCCGATCACATCGACGCCATCCTGGCACTTGATCTCATCGATCCTCAGAAGATTGCCGCGACGAATCTCTCGGTCGTCGTCGATGGCATCAACTCCGTAGGAGGCATTGCGTTGCCGCGCCTGCTTCACCGCCTCGGCGTGGCGGAGGACAACGTCCATTGTCTTAACTGCGAGCCTACGGGCCAGTTTGCCCACCCGGCTGAGCCGCGACCCGCGCACCTCACAGAGCTCACGAACGCTGTGCCGGAACTCGGTGCCGACCTGGGCCTCGCCGTGGACCCGGACGCCGACCGGCTTGCCCTCGTGGACGATCAGGGGCGGTTCGTGCTCGAGGAGCTTACGCAGGTTCTTGCCGCCGACTTTCTCTGGCAGCACCGCAAGGGGCCATTCGTCACCAACCTCTCCTCCTCCCGCGCCATTGAGGATGTGGCCGCCAAGCACGACCAGTCCGTCTACCGCTCGGCCGTCGGCGAAATCAACGTCGTGCAGCG is part of the Salinibacter sp. 10B genome and encodes:
- the glmM gene encoding phosphoglucosamine mutase, producing the protein MSTNGTLIASISGVRGIVGDGLDPSVLVRYAGAYGSWCYERAQSEERAPLVVVGRDARPSGEACAQIVIGTLRGMGCDVLDIGLASTPTVEMAVLDNNAAGGIILSASHNPEEWNALKLLNEKGEFLTPEQGDTIIDRADASDASPVRYGDLGSYTTRDALPDHIDAILALDLIDPQKIAATNLSVVVDGINSVGGIALPRLLHRLGVAEDNVHCLNCEPTGQFAHPAEPRPAHLTELTNAVPELGADLGLAVDPDADRLALVDDQGRFVLEELTQVLAADFLWQHRKGPFVTNLSSSRAIEDVAAKHDQSVYRSAVGEINVVQRMYEVDAVLGGEGNGGVIVPDLHYGRDALAGTAFVLQHLAETGQPLSALHDALPHYAMVKDKLPLPDLPPERLLTELGHEYEEADTSTIDGLKINFPDRWVHMRPSNTEPILRVYAEAPTEDEAQALADRFKTELRDLIEALEAA